One window from the genome of Deltaproteobacteria bacterium CG2_30_66_27 encodes:
- a CDS encoding histidinol dehydrogenase, with the protein MRWHRSGTAGFREALGSAENRGSAGAEKVSEVVGEILRSVREGGDAALAEYTRRFDRFDPRRKGFAVPPREIDAAWRRLPAALRRSLALAAERIETFHRHQVEGGFGVSLPGATLGQRVVPVARAGVYVPGGKAAYPSTLLMNALPARVAGVAEVVAACSAPGGKVPDVVLAAARIAGVSVVYRIGGAQAIAALAYGTESVPRVDVISGPGNAYVTEAKRRVFGSVGIDMLAGPSELVVLADRTAIPAYVAADLLSQAEHDEDAFVALVTNSRELPPAVERELGRQVRSLPRREILRASLSLAEGFLTRSLRESVEVVNRLAPEHLSIVTRDPWKDFSGIRNAGTAFLGPFSPVAVGDYIAGINHTLPTGGASRFSSPLGVADFLKKINVVSYEFSALRSDAPHVVRLARKEGLAAHAEAVLMRTRGRGKR; encoded by the coding sequence ATGCGGTGGCACCGGTCGGGGACGGCGGGATTCCGGGAGGCGCTTGGAAGCGCGGAGAACCGAGGTTCCGCCGGCGCGGAGAAGGTGTCCGAGGTGGTCGGGGAAATTCTCCGGTCCGTTCGGGAAGGCGGCGACGCGGCGCTGGCGGAGTACACGCGGCGGTTCGACCGGTTCGACCCCCGCAGGAAAGGATTTGCCGTTCCGCCACGGGAGATCGACGCGGCGTGGCGCCGCCTTCCCGCGGCGTTGCGGCGGTCCCTCGCGTTGGCGGCGGAGCGGATCGAGACGTTTCACCGGCACCAGGTCGAGGGCGGGTTCGGTGTTTCCCTGCCCGGGGCGACCCTCGGTCAGCGGGTCGTGCCGGTCGCCCGCGCGGGCGTGTATGTGCCCGGGGGGAAGGCGGCGTATCCGTCGACCTTGCTGATGAACGCCCTCCCCGCCCGCGTGGCGGGGGTCGCCGAGGTGGTTGCGGCGTGCTCCGCCCCCGGTGGCAAGGTACCGGATGTCGTGTTGGCGGCCGCCCGGATCGCCGGTGTTTCCGTGGTGTACCGCATCGGCGGCGCGCAGGCGATCGCCGCGCTTGCCTACGGGACGGAGTCCGTCCCGCGCGTCGACGTGATCTCGGGTCCCGGCAACGCCTACGTCACCGAAGCCAAGCGCCGGGTCTTCGGCTCCGTCGGGATCGACATGCTCGCGGGGCCGAGCGAGCTGGTGGTGCTCGCGGACCGGACCGCGATTCCCGCCTACGTCGCTGCGGATCTTCTCTCGCAGGCGGAGCACGACGAGGATGCCTTCGTGGCGCTGGTGACGAATTCGCGCGAGCTGCCCCCGGCGGTGGAGCGTGAATTGGGGCGGCAAGTCCGTTCCCTCCCGCGCCGCGAAATCCTGCGGGCATCCCTTTCCCTCGCCGAGGGATTTTTGACGCGTTCCCTCCGGGAGTCTGTCGAGGTCGTCAACCGGCTTGCTCCGGAGCACCTGAGCATCGTGACCCGGGACCCGTGGAAGGACTTTTCGGGAATTCGCAACGCGGGCACCGCGTTTCTTGGCCCCTTCAGCCCGGTGGCCGTGGGCGACTATATCGCCGGGATCAACCACACCCTTCCGACCGGCGGGGCGTCACGTTTTTCATCCCCGCTCGGAGTTGCCGATTTCCTCAAGAAAATTAACGTGGTATCATATGAATTTTCAGCGCTCCGCTCCGATGCGCCGCATGTGGTGCGGCTCGCCCGAAAGGAGGGACTGGCCGCGCACGCGGAGGCGGTCCTGATGCGCACCCGTGGAAGGGGGAAGCGGTGA
- a CDS encoding 50S ribosomal protein L31 → MRENIHPKYVSATVKCACGNTFETMSVTEEIKVAICSNCHPFFTGKQKLIDTAGRIEKFEKKYGTGAKA, encoded by the coding sequence ATGCGGGAAAACATTCATCCGAAGTACGTCAGCGCGACCGTGAAATGCGCCTGCGGGAACACCTTCGAGACGATGTCGGTCACGGAGGAGATCAAGGTGGCCATCTGCTCCAACTGCCACCCCTTCTTCACGGGCAAGCAGAAGCTGATCGACACCGCGGGACGGATCGAGAAGTTCGAGAAGAAGTACGGCACGGGGGCGAAGGCCTGA
- a CDS encoding peptide chain release factor 1 has translation MWDKLESATARIPELERLLSDPAVTGNPREMQRIGRELAELRPVAEVHARYRKVEQELADNLALQDSETDPAMKAMVREEIDRLTSEKDLLAGEIRTLLVPKDPNDEKNILIEIRAGAGGDEASAFAGELFRAYGMYADSRRWKVEILSRSETGLGGTKEVIAMIEGRGAYSRLKYESGVHRVQRVPATEAGGRIHTSTVTVAVMPEAEEVDVQIQQDDLRIDVFRSSGPGGQSVNTTDSAVRITHIPTGLVVQCQDEKSQLKNKSKALKILRSRLYDAEMAKRQSERADLRRAQVGTGDRSERIRTYNFPQNRVTDHRVGLTVHQLSAVLDGGFDPFIDALTSQAQVEALRKTG, from the coding sequence TTGTGGGATAAACTCGAGTCGGCCACGGCGCGGATACCGGAGCTGGAGCGCCTGCTGTCCGACCCGGCGGTCACGGGGAACCCGCGGGAGATGCAGAGGATCGGGCGGGAGCTCGCCGAACTGCGCCCGGTGGCGGAGGTCCACGCGCGGTACCGGAAGGTCGAGCAGGAGCTCGCCGACAATCTCGCCCTGCAGGACAGCGAGACCGACCCTGCGATGAAGGCGATGGTCCGCGAGGAGATCGATCGGCTGACATCGGAGAAGGATCTTCTCGCCGGCGAGATCCGCACCCTGCTCGTCCCGAAGGATCCGAACGACGAAAAGAATATCCTGATCGAGATCCGCGCCGGCGCCGGGGGCGACGAGGCGTCCGCCTTCGCCGGGGAGCTCTTCCGCGCTTACGGGATGTACGCCGACTCCCGGCGCTGGAAGGTCGAGATCCTCTCCCGCAGCGAGACGGGGCTGGGGGGGACCAAGGAAGTGATCGCCATGATCGAGGGGCGCGGGGCGTACAGCCGCCTGAAGTACGAAAGCGGTGTCCACCGGGTCCAGCGCGTGCCGGCGACGGAGGCGGGGGGCAGGATCCACACCTCCACGGTGACCGTGGCGGTGATGCCCGAAGCGGAAGAGGTGGACGTCCAGATCCAGCAGGACGACCTCCGGATCGACGTGTTTCGCTCGTCCGGGCCGGGCGGGCAGAGCGTCAACACCACCGACTCCGCGGTGCGGATCACGCACATCCCCACGGGGCTCGTCGTCCAGTGCCAGGACGAGAAGTCCCAGTTGAAGAACAAGTCGAAGGCGTTGAAGATCCTCCGGTCGCGCCTCTACGACGCGGAAATGGCGAAACGCCAGTCCGAGCGGGCCGACCTGCGCCGCGCCCAGGTGGGGACGGGGGACCGCAGCGAGCGGATCCGCACCTACAATTTTCCTCAGAACCGCGTAACCGACCACCGGGTCGGGCTGACGGTGCACCAGCTCTCCGCCGTGCTCGACGGCGGGTTCGACCCCTTCATCGACGCCCTGACGTCCCAGGCCCAGGTCGAGGCCCTCCGCAAAACCGGCTGA
- a CDS encoding transcription termination factor Rho — translation MNLKELKGMRIGDLTEIAKKMNVDGAAGLKKQELIFAILQSQTDQEVIVSGEGVLEVLPDGYGFLRAPDSNYLPGPDDIYVSPSQIRRFGLRTGDTVSGQIRAPKGDERYFALLKVEKVNFEDPEISKDKILFDNLTPLYPQEKFTMEYAQNNYATRIIDLFAPIGMGQRALITSPPRAGKTVILQNIANGLTKNHPEAVLIVLLIDERPEEVTDMQRSVVGEVISSTFDEPAQRHVQVAEMVLEKAKRLVEHKKDVVILLDSITRLARAYNAVVPPSGKVLSGGVDANALQKPKRFFGAARNIEEGGSLTIIATALIETGSRMDEVIFEEFKGTGNNELVLDRKIAEKRIFPAIDINKSGTRKEELLLEKNLLQRVWILRKFLSPLSPAESMEFLLDKISKTKTNKEFIESMNS, via the coding sequence ATGAATCTGAAAGAACTGAAAGGGATGCGAATCGGCGATCTGACCGAGATCGCGAAGAAGATGAACGTCGACGGGGCCGCCGGCCTGAAAAAGCAGGAACTCATCTTCGCCATCCTCCAGTCCCAGACCGACCAGGAAGTGATCGTCTCGGGAGAGGGGGTCCTCGAGGTCCTCCCCGACGGCTACGGCTTCCTCCGCGCCCCCGACTCCAACTACCTCCCGGGTCCCGACGACATCTACGTCTCTCCCTCGCAGATCCGCCGCTTCGGCCTGCGCACCGGGGACACCGTCAGCGGACAGATCCGGGCTCCCAAGGGGGACGAGCGGTACTTCGCCCTCCTGAAGGTCGAGAAGGTCAACTTCGAAGATCCCGAAATCAGCAAGGACAAGATCCTCTTCGACAACCTGACGCCCCTCTACCCGCAGGAAAAGTTCACGATGGAGTACGCGCAGAACAACTACGCCACCCGGATCATCGACCTTTTCGCGCCGATCGGAATGGGACAGCGCGCGCTGATCACCTCCCCGCCGCGGGCGGGGAAAACGGTCATCCTCCAGAACATCGCCAACGGCCTCACCAAGAACCACCCCGAGGCCGTCCTCATCGTGCTTCTCATCGACGAGCGGCCCGAGGAGGTGACCGACATGCAGCGCAGCGTCGTGGGTGAGGTCATCTCCTCCACGTTCGACGAGCCGGCGCAGCGCCACGTACAGGTGGCGGAGATGGTCCTCGAGAAGGCGAAGCGCCTCGTGGAGCACAAGAAGGACGTGGTCATCCTGCTCGACAGCATCACGCGACTGGCGCGGGCCTACAACGCCGTCGTGCCCCCGTCGGGGAAGGTCCTCTCCGGCGGGGTCGACGCCAACGCCCTTCAGAAACCGAAGCGGTTCTTCGGGGCGGCACGGAACATCGAGGAGGGCGGGTCGCTGACCATCATCGCGACGGCCCTCATCGAGACCGGCAGCCGGATGGACGAGGTGATCTTCGAGGAGTTCAAGGGGACCGGCAACAACGAGCTCGTCCTCGACCGGAAGATCGCCGAGAAGCGGATCTTCCCTGCCATCGACATCAACAAGTCCGGCACGCGGAAGGAGGAGCTTCTCCTCGAGAAGAACCTCCTCCAGCGCGTATGGATCCTCCGGAAGTTCCTCTCCCCCCTGTCGCCTGCGGAGAGCATGGAGTTCCTCCTCGACAAGATCTCCAAGACCAAGACGAACAAGGAGTTCATCGAGTCGATGAACTCCTGA
- a CDS encoding UDP-N-acetylglucosamine 1-carboxyvinyltransferase, translating to MDIFVIKGGKRLSGVCRVSGAKNAVLPAMAASLLAEGPVEIVGVPRLRDIDTFAKLLGILGAEVTHDDDGGADEREVLRITPGDARKAEAPYELVKTMRASVLVLGPLLARYGRARISLPGGCAIGARPIDQHLRGLELMGAKTSLSKGYIEASADRLSGATVTFDMKTVTGTENLMMAASLAEGTTVLSNAAQEPEVCDLARLLRAMGADIGGEGTDEIVVRGVRSLHGARHEVMADRIEAATLLLAGAITGGDVTALGADASSMNAVVEKLRRSGADVDTVPGGVRVRRVGPIRSVNVKTAPYPGFPTDVQAQFMAYMCLGDGFSIVSETIFENRFMHVAELRRMGARIDVSGNTAAVRGVPALSGAPLMATDLRASASLVLAGLAASGTTEVLRIYHLDRGYEVLERRLSSLGADIVRVKE from the coding sequence CTGGACATCTTCGTCATCAAGGGGGGGAAGCGGCTTTCGGGGGTCTGCCGTGTCTCCGGCGCGAAAAACGCCGTGCTGCCGGCCATGGCGGCGTCGCTGCTCGCCGAGGGGCCGGTGGAGATCGTCGGGGTGCCCCGGCTGCGGGACATCGACACGTTCGCCAAGCTTCTCGGAATCCTCGGGGCGGAGGTCACGCACGACGACGACGGCGGCGCGGACGAGCGCGAGGTGTTGAGGATCACGCCGGGGGATGCGCGGAAAGCCGAGGCGCCCTACGAGCTGGTGAAGACGATGCGCGCGTCGGTCCTCGTTCTCGGGCCGCTCCTCGCCCGGTATGGGCGGGCCCGGATCTCCCTTCCCGGCGGGTGCGCGATCGGCGCCCGGCCGATCGACCAGCACCTGCGGGGGCTGGAACTCATGGGGGCGAAGACCTCCCTTTCCAAGGGGTACATCGAGGCGTCGGCGGATCGCCTTTCGGGTGCGACCGTCACCTTCGACATGAAGACCGTCACAGGAACGGAGAACCTCATGATGGCCGCCTCACTCGCCGAGGGGACGACCGTCCTTTCGAACGCGGCGCAGGAGCCCGAGGTGTGCGACCTCGCCCGGCTGCTTCGCGCGATGGGGGCCGACATCGGGGGGGAAGGGACCGACGAGATCGTGGTCCGCGGGGTTCGTTCCCTCCACGGGGCGCGCCACGAGGTGATGGCGGACCGGATCGAGGCGGCTACGCTGCTCCTGGCCGGCGCGATCACGGGCGGAGACGTGACGGCGCTGGGCGCGGACGCCTCGTCGATGAACGCCGTCGTCGAAAAGCTCCGGAGAAGCGGGGCCGACGTCGACACTGTCCCGGGAGGGGTGCGCGTCCGCAGGGTCGGGCCGATCCGCTCCGTGAACGTGAAGACCGCCCCGTACCCCGGGTTTCCCACGGACGTGCAGGCGCAGTTCATGGCCTACATGTGCCTGGGCGACGGGTTCAGCATCGTTTCCGAGACGATCTTCGAGAACCGGTTCATGCACGTCGCCGAATTGCGCCGGATGGGGGCGAGGATCGATGTTTCCGGGAACACGGCCGCGGTGAGGGGGGTCCCGGCGCTTTCCGGGGCGCCGCTCATGGCGACCGACCTTCGCGCCTCGGCGTCGCTGGTGCTGGCGGGACTGGCCGCGTCGGGGACGACCGAGGTGCTGAGGATCTACCACCTCGACCGCGGGTACGAGGTTCTGGAACGCAGGCTTTCCTCACTGGGCGCCGACATCGTCCGGGTGAAGGAGTAG
- a CDS encoding protein-(glutamine-N5) methyltransferase, release factor-specific, translating into MAGVKDAAPGEAEILVSAVTRIPRNRLFLSMDDDVGDVEGRLFPLIARRAAGEPLQYVLGAWDFFGREFLLSRDTLIPRPETEGLAELVVAALRRSPRARPLALDVGTGSGAIAVTLAAEVPSARIVATDISPGAVRVARENAARHGVAARVLPIRCDLLSALKCGERFDVVVSNPPYVAEGEWPSLPPAVRDYEPSGALLAGRDGLSVLRPLVVGAAGLLSHGGELWCEIGAAQGEAASSLPCGSLRPLGVFPDLAGRDRYAGWKKPERER; encoded by the coding sequence ATGGCGGGCGTCAAGGACGCCGCCCCCGGCGAGGCGGAGATCCTCGTCTCTGCCGTGACCCGGATCCCGCGGAACCGGCTCTTTCTTTCGATGGACGACGACGTGGGAGACGTGGAGGGCCGGCTGTTCCCGCTGATCGCGCGCCGCGCGGCCGGCGAGCCGCTGCAGTACGTTCTCGGCGCCTGGGATTTCTTCGGGAGGGAGTTCCTGTTATCCCGCGACACGCTCATCCCGCGTCCCGAGACGGAGGGGCTGGCGGAGCTGGTGGTGGCCGCCCTGCGCCGCTCCCCCCGGGCGCGCCCCCTCGCGCTCGACGTGGGGACCGGGAGCGGGGCGATCGCGGTGACCCTGGCCGCGGAGGTTCCCTCGGCCCGCATCGTGGCCACCGACATCTCGCCCGGCGCCGTGCGGGTGGCGCGCGAGAACGCGGCGCGCCACGGCGTGGCGGCCCGCGTCCTGCCGATCCGCTGCGACCTGCTTTCCGCCTTGAAATGCGGGGAGCGATTTGATGTAGTGGTCTCCAACCCTCCGTACGTCGCCGAAGGGGAGTGGCCTTCGTTGCCGCCCGCGGTGCGCGACTACGAGCCGTCGGGGGCGCTTCTTGCCGGCCGGGACGGCCTGTCGGTCCTTCGGCCGCTGGTCGTGGGCGCCGCAGGGCTCCTGTCGCACGGCGGGGAGCTTTGGTGCGAGATCGGCGCTGCGCAGGGAGAGGCGGCGTCCTCGCTGCCGTGCGGTTCCCTGCGGCCGCTGGGGGTCTTTCCGGACCTCGCGGGGCGGGACCGGTACGCCGGCTGGAAAAAACCGGAACGGGAGCGCTGA
- a CDS encoding riboflavin biosynthesis protein RibF — protein MDVIEGSGNFSLPGESSLTIGNFDGVHLGHRELLRRTVARARDVGLHAVALTFTPHPVRFFTPKARFYEITSMGEKASRIEELGIDLLVVESFTGAIGGMEPEEFARTVLHERLRARFITVGYDFTFGRNRTGSPGMLRRIGGELGFEVDVVPPLLRGGAIVSSSRIRELLLSGRVREAEELLCRPYAVSGRVIPGAARGKKLGFPTANVEFTQELIPLPGVYVIDAAVGGVVRRGVANVGFNPTFGENSLAVEAHILDFAGDLYGQEMTVRFRDRIRDERKFKSVEELVRQIGKDVAYARSARLTKCFNS, from the coding sequence ATGGATGTCATCGAGGGGTCCGGGAACTTCTCCCTGCCCGGGGAGTCTTCCCTGACGATCGGAAATTTCGACGGGGTGCACCTTGGCCATCGGGAGCTTCTGCGGCGGACCGTGGCGCGCGCCCGGGATGTAGGCCTGCATGCCGTCGCGCTCACCTTCACGCCGCATCCCGTCCGCTTCTTCACCCCCAAGGCGCGCTTCTACGAGATCACCTCGATGGGGGAAAAGGCGTCCCGGATCGAAGAGCTCGGGATCGATCTCCTGGTCGTCGAGTCGTTCACCGGGGCGATCGGCGGGATGGAACCGGAGGAGTTCGCCAGGACGGTTCTCCATGAGCGGTTGCGCGCCCGTTTCATCACCGTGGGATACGACTTCACCTTCGGGAGGAACCGGACGGGGTCTCCGGGGATGCTCCGTCGGATCGGCGGCGAGCTCGGGTTTGAGGTGGATGTTGTCCCGCCGCTTCTGCGAGGTGGGGCGATCGTGAGCTCCAGCCGCATCCGGGAGCTTCTGCTCTCGGGACGGGTTCGGGAGGCCGAGGAGCTCCTGTGTCGCCCGTACGCGGTGTCCGGGCGGGTGATCCCAGGCGCCGCCCGGGGGAAAAAGCTCGGGTTTCCGACGGCAAACGTCGAGTTCACGCAGGAACTCATCCCGTTGCCGGGAGTGTACGTGATCGACGCCGCCGTGGGGGGTGTCGTCCGGAGGGGGGTGGCCAACGTCGGGTTCAACCCCACCTTCGGGGAGAACTCCCTCGCGGTGGAGGCGCACATCCTCGACTTCGCGGGCGATCTCTACGGACAGGAGATGACGGTGCGCTTCCGGGACCGCATCCGTGACGAGAGGAAGTTCAAGAGCGTGGAGGAACTGGTGCGCCAGATCGGGAAAGACGTCGCGTACGCGCGGTCGGCGAGGCTGACGAAGTGCTTCAATTCATAA
- a CDS encoding FAD-dependent thymidylate synthase, whose protein sequence is MNVSLLTCTPDPERVVALAARLCTSPASIGELREKISRGDARNLIRRVLSMGHTSVLEHVTLTYGVEGISRAASHQLVRHRIASYSQQSQRYVAAKFGYVTPPTVAASPGLLAGYERHMAACSRIYAKMMKAGVPPEDARFALPNATETKILITMNARELHHFFALRTCRRAQWEIREMAKRMLSAARERAPLLFETAGPGCVRGGCPEGKMSCGKPAEVRREIEALGKGDGA, encoded by the coding sequence GTGAACGTTTCGCTGCTCACGTGCACCCCCGACCCGGAGCGCGTCGTCGCGCTCGCGGCGAGGTTGTGCACATCTCCCGCGTCGATCGGTGAACTCCGGGAGAAGATCTCCCGGGGCGACGCGAGGAATCTCATCCGCCGGGTCCTCTCGATGGGGCACACCTCCGTCCTCGAGCACGTAACCCTCACCTACGGCGTGGAGGGGATCTCCCGCGCCGCCTCGCACCAGCTGGTCCGCCACCGCATCGCCTCGTATTCCCAGCAGAGCCAGCGGTACGTCGCCGCGAAGTTCGGGTACGTCACTCCCCCGACCGTCGCGGCCTCTCCCGGGCTTTTGGCCGGGTACGAGCGCCACATGGCGGCATGCTCCCGGATTTACGCGAAAATGATGAAGGCCGGCGTTCCGCCGGAGGACGCACGCTTCGCCCTTCCCAACGCGACGGAAACGAAGATCCTGATCACGATGAACGCGCGGGAGCTGCACCATTTCTTCGCCCTGCGCACGTGCCGGCGGGCGCAATGGGAGATCCGCGAGATGGCGAAGCGGATGCTCTCGGCCGCGAGGGAGCGGGCGCCGCTGCTGTTCGAGACGGCGGGCCCCGGCTGTGTCCGGGGAGGGTGCCCGGAAGGGAAGATGAGCTGCGGAAAGCCGGCGGAGGTGCGCCGGGAGATCGAGGCTCTCGGGAAGGGAGACGGCGCCTGA